One Stenotrophomonas maltophilia R551-3 genomic window, GGGTCATCAGCGTGTACAGCATGCGCATGGTGGTGGTCTTGCCGGCACCATTGGGGCCCAGCAGGCCGGTGATGCGGCCGTCCTCGGCGCGGAAGCCGACATTGGAGACCGCCTGGATGCGGCCGGTGCGGGTGTCGAAAGCCTTGTGCAGGTTGTCGGCGACGATCATGGTTCCCATCCGTTGAACGAGGTGAACGCCGGCACGTAGCTCAGCGTGTCCAGGCAGCCGGCATCCAGCGCCTTGGCATCGGTCTTGTCGATGAACTGGCCGAGCAGGCGCGGCATGCAGCCAGCACTCAGCGTGCCGTGGCCCTGGCCGCGGGCGACCAGCGCGCGGCCATTGGGCAGGCCCTTGAGGACCTGTTCGGCATAGCGCGGTGGCGTCACCGGGTCGAGTTCACCGGACAGCAGCAGCGCCGGTACGTCGCTGCGCAGCGGCACGGCATTGGCCGCTGGCGCCGGCTGGTGCGGCCATACCGGGCAGGCCGCGAAGAAGGCACTGGCCACGTCGTTGCCGAACAGTCGCTCCGGGTCCTCGGCCGGCGCCTTGTAGCGCGGCGCATCCTCGCTGCAGATCACCGACCACTGCATGCCTCGGTTGATCTGGAAATCCATGCTGCGGTTCGCACCGCGTGCCAGCGACGCCAGCGGTGCATAGCGGCCATGCGCGGCTTCATCGAGCACCAGCGGCAGCAGCGAGGAATACTGCGGCACATAGGAGAAGGCGAACGCCAGGCCGATCACGCTGTCCGGACTCAACACATCCTGTCGGGTCTGGTTGGTGCCGGGGTCGCGATACTCCACCGAGACCGGCGCACGGCGCAGGGTCTCGACCACGCTGCGCAGCTGCGCGCGGGTGTCGGTCGGGAAGCGTTTGCTGCAGGCGGCATCCTTGCGGCACTGCGCCGACTGCAGGGCGATCGCATCCTCGAACGTCGTGGCGAAGTCACCGCCCACCACCAGTTCATTGGGCACTACGCCATCGATGACGATGCTGCGGGTGTGTTGCGGGTAGGCGCCGGCATAGCGCTGGGCCACGCGGGTACCGTAGGAGCCGCCGACCAGGTTGAGCTGGTTCACACCGAGCGCCGCACGCACTGCATCCAGATCAGCAATCGCCTCGGTGGTGGTGTAGAAGCGCGCATCGGCGCGCCCCTGCAGCGAAGCGGCGCAGCGCTCGGCGTAGGCGCGCAGCGACGCTTCAGTGGGTGCGGCATCCTCGTCCATGGCCAGTTCCTTGCCATCCGCGCCAAGGCAGCTGAGGGGGTTGGAGCCGCCGGTGCCGCGCTGGTCGATCAGGAACACATCACGCTGCTTGCGCACCTGGCGCAGCGCGGTATCGACGATGACCGCCACTTCGCTGGCCGCCTGGCCGGGGCCACCGGCCAGGAAGAACACCGGGTCGGGCTGGCTGGAGCCGCTGCTGCCCGATTCCAGCCAGGCAATGCGCAGGCCGATACGTCGGCCATCGGGCTGGGCCCGGTCCTCCGGCACCTGCAGGGTGGCGCACTGCGCTTCCACGTTGGCGCTGGCGCCTTCTGTAGACAGCGTGCAGGGCTGGAAGTCGATCGTGCCGAAATGGCGGCTGGGTGCATCGCTGGCGCCTTCGGCGCCGGGTGATGGTGACTGGCTGCAACCGGCAAGCATCAGGCTGGCTAACGCTGCGGCCAACGCGAGGTGGTGTCTGTGCATCGTGCTCGTTTCCCCTGGAGGACGTTCCTGGCAACCACGACGGGCTGCCGCGGAAGATGTGACTCAACTTACACGGGCACGGCGTCGTCGGCGATGGGCAGACGCGAAATCTCCGCCGGCGTGGCGCAGACCAGGCGATCGCGGCCCGCGGCCTTGGCCCGGTACAACGCGGCATCAGCCGCTGCCAGCAACGTCGACAGGTCACCCTGGCCCTCGTCCATGGCCAGGCCGATGCTGGCGGTGACGCTCACCGGCCCACTGGCCAGCAATGCAGGGTACTGCTGCAGGCGGGTGCGGATTGCCACTGCCCGCTCCATCGCAGCGCGTTGCGTGCGTCCCTGCAGTACCAGCACGAACTCTTCGCCTCCATAGCGGCCCAGCAGGTGATCGTGGCCCTGCACGCAGTGCTGCAGCAGGTCAGCGAAGTGGCGCAGTACCTGGTCTCCGGCCAGGTGGCCGCAGCGGTCATTGACCTGCTTGAAGTGGTCGACGTCGACCAACAGCAGGGCCAGCGGACGGCCCTGCCGGCGCGACCGCTGCAACTGCACCTGGCCATCGGCCAGCACCGCGCTGCGGTTGAGCAGGCCGGTCAGGCCATCGGTGCGCGCGGCATGCCGCAGATCGACCAGCATGCGCTCGACCAGCAGCAGCACCATCGCGAAGCAGCGCGCCAGTTCCAGCATCACCCCGGCAATGTAGGTGACGAACATCGGCGAGCCGGTACGCATGATGTCCTCGCCCGCATCGGGTGCCACCGGCAGGAACAGGCGCACGGCGTACAGCGCAGCCTCGGCCAGGAACACCGCCGCCGCGAGCCGGCAGCTGGTGCGCTGCTGCGCCGGTGCATGTCGCAGCAGCAGCCATGCGATCCAGCCATCGACGATCAGCGCGAACACACTGAACACCTGCAGGCGCAGGTGCAGGTTCGGCCAGAGCACCAGGAAGGCGAAGATGCAGGCCATGAACGCAGCTGCCATCAACAACGGCCGCCACAGCGGCAGCGGCTGTTCCAGATGCAGCGCCACGCCGCGCAGCATCAACACCGCGCAACCGGCCATCGCCGCATTCCCGGCCAGTATGGCCGGCGCCAACGGCAGGTAGGGTCGCAGCGCCAGCAGGGTCACGCCCAGGGTCAGCAGCCATAGACTTGCGGTCCACAGGCGCAGCACTGGTTGCCCGCGCAGCACCACCAGCAGCAATGAGAACCCCACGGCGATGCCGATGCAGAGCAGGAAGCCAAGCACGGTGATGGTGGGGAAATCCAGGGACATGCGGCGCTCGTCGACCGGGGCGGCGCGCGCATCTTAGCGCCTTGTGGTGCAGTCCCCATGGCGCTGTCCGGTCCGGGGGTGATGCGGGGTCGGAAAACGGCGAGCAGGTCCGGCGACGCATGCGCAGACTCCGTAGGAAATCCAAGGAGACCTCCATGCACACCTGGTACCTCGGTGGCCTCGACCACCGCCCCTTCCAGCACCTGTTCGAGAAAAGTGAGCGCGAACTCGCAGCGCTGGGCATCCAGCGTCGCTGGGCCGGCGAGAGCGGCGGCCATCCCTGCCGGATCAGCCTGAGCGATCCACCCAGTGGCAGCGAACTGCTGCTGTTGTCGCATGTCCATCTGCCCCTGCACTCTCCCTATCACGCCTCCGGTCCGATCTTCGTGCAGCGCGGGGTGACCCGTTGCGTGCTGCCAGCGGGCGAGGTACCTCCCTATGTGCAACGGCGGATGATCTCGCTGCGCGCCTATGACCACGCTGCGCTGATGCTGGCTGCGCAGGTCTGCGCCGGCACCGACGTCGCCACGCAGCTGGACACCCTGTTCGCCGACCCAGCGGTGGCCTTCGTCCAGTTGCACAACGCGGCACATGGCTGCTTTTCATGCCAGGCCGATCGGATCGACCGCGAGATTGCCCAGCAGGTTCTCCACGACGTGATCGATGCCACGCCTGTCGCGTGACCGCCAACGCATACGTTCAGCCCCACGTGAAGCTGGCGGGAAGGGCTTCACACCCACAGTCACGGATCGGCGCTTCCGTGGTTCCTCAGCCTGCATCGCGACTCGATACTCGCCGTGGTGCCGCCGAAAGTCCGCCGTGCAGCGCAGCTCCTGCGGTCACCGTTCTCTTTCGACGACCACAAGGAAGCGCCATGTCATTCCGATCCACACCGCTGTTGCTGGCCACCTCGTTCGCCGCTGCGGGCCTCTGCCTGGCAGGCAGCGCGTTCGCCCACGGTACCATGACCACGCCGATCAGCCGCGTCTATGCCTGTTTCCAGGGCAACCCGGAGAATCCGACCAACCCCGCGTGCGCCGCCGCCAAGGCCGTCGGTGGTTCGCAGGCGTTCTACGACTGGAACGGCATCAATCAGGCCAACGCCAACGGCAACCACCAGGCCGTAGTGCCCGACGGCAAGCTGTGCAGCGGCAACAACCCGACCTTCCGCGGGCTGGATGTGAACCGCAGCGACTGGCAGACCACTCCGATCCAGGCAGACGCCAACGGCAAGTTCACCTTCGTATTCAAGGCAACCGCACCACATGCCACGCGCGACTGGCGCTTCTTCGTCACCCGCGACGGCTGGCAACCGGGCAGCCCATTGCGTTGGGCCGACCTGCAGGAATTCTGCACGCTGGGCAACACGCCGCTGTCGGCCGATGGCACCTACAAGCTGCAGTGCACGCTGCCGCAGCGCAGTGGCCAGCATGTGATCTACAACACGTGGCAGCGCTCGGATTCGACCGAAGCGTTCTACACCTGCATGGACGTGCGCTTTGAAGGAAGCGGCGGCAGCACCCCGCCGGCAGCGCAGTGGCAGGACGCCGGCCCGGTCACCGCGCGCGGCGAGCTGCCGGTTGGCACGACCCTGGCGCTGCGCGTGTTCAATGCCAACGGCAATGATGTCGAACGCGTGGAAGCGATCCTGGCCAACGGCCAGACCGCGGCCGCGCAATGGCCGTTGGCGCTGGCCCGCAAGGTCAATGCCAGTGCCCAGCATGCGCGCGTGGGCGTGCTCAACAACGGCGTGATCACGCCCTCCGCTTCGGCCACCGACAATCGCGTGTACCTGAAGAACGGCAACCGCTTCCAGCTCGACACCAAGGTGCCGGACCCGGGCACGCCGTCACCGGGCGGCGATTTCGACCACGTATACCCCGCCGGCATCGGCAGTTACGTGCCGGGCCAGACCGTGGTGAAGGGCAGCGATGGCAAGCTGTACGCCTGCCGCCCGTTCCCGGAAGGTGCATGGTGCAACGTCAACGCCGAAGCCTATCGGCCGGGTGCAGGCGCGGCCTGGCGTGATGCGTGGATCGCGTACTGAGGCAGTGATGCGGGAGGCGGTGCACAGTGCACCGCCTTTCGCCCGGATGGCGGCACAGTGAGCACCGTGTTGCAGATCGATCACGGCCTTCATCGATTTCAAACTTGTCCGATGTTGCCGACGGCCCTGCATGTGAAGACTGCGCGAGGTTTCCAACACTTCGCAAAGGAGTTCCTGCATGCACCTGTCCCACCGGGCAGTCCTCGCTCTGTCCGTCGTTGCCGGCCTGGCCTTGTCCGGCAGCGCCCTCGCCCACGGCACCATGTCCAAGCCGCTCAGCCGCGTGAAGCAGTGCCACGAAGGCAATCCGGAAAACCCGACCAACCCGGCCTGTGCCGCGGCCAAGGCCATCGGCGGCGCGCAGCCGTTCTATGACTGGAGCGCGATCGCGCATGGCAACGCCAATGGCAACCACCGCGACCTGGTGCGCGATGGCGAGCTGTGCAGCGCCAGCATCCCCAAGTACCGCGGCCTCGATCTGAATCGCAGCGACTGGCCGACCACGCCGGTGCGCGCCGATTCGCGTGGCCGCTACACCTTCGAGTTCCTGGCGCCGGCGCCGCACGCCACCCGAGAGTGGAAGTTCTACGTGACCCGTGACGGCTGGCAGCCGGGCAGCCCGCTGCGCTGGGCCGACCTGCAGGAATTCTGCACCCTGGGCAACGTGCCGCTGTCCGAAGGCGGTGTCTACAAGCTGGACTGCCCGCTGCCCAAGCGCAGTGGCCAGCACATCATCTACAACACCTGGCAGCGCTCGGATTCGCAGGAAGCGTTCTACACCTGCATGGACGTGCGCTTCGAAGGTGGCGGTGGCGTGGTTCCGCCGCCGCAGTGGCAGGATGCCGGCGCGGTGACCGCCAATGGCGCACTGGACGTGGACAGCACCGTGACCCTGCGTGTGTTCAATGCCAACGGCAACGACCTGGAGCGCGTGGAAACCAAGCTGGCCGCTGGCCAGACCAGCCCGACGCAGTGGCCGCTGGCCCTGGCCCGCAAGGTCAACGCCAGCGCACAGCACGCGCGCGTGGGTGTGATGAAGAACGGCGTGATCACGCCGGTCGCCTCGGCCACCGACAACCGCGTGTACCTGAAGCCGGGCAACCGCTTCCAGCTGGAAACCCAGGTACCCGGTCCGGGCCCGATCGATCCGGTCGATCCGCCGGGCGGCGACTTCGACTTCGTGTATCCGGCCGGCCTCGGCAGCTACAAGCCGGGCGAGACCGTGGTGAAGGGCACCGACGGCAAGCTGTATGCCTGCCGCCCGTTCCCGGAAGGTGCATGGTGCAACATCAACGCCGATGCCTACCGCCCGGGTACCGGCTTTGCCTGGCGCGACGCCTGGATCGCGTACTGAGGCAGGGCACCGGGGGCGGCGTGATGCCGCCTCCGGTGAGCATTTCAAGGCGCCATGGGGTTGCCGGCCAGCGGCCGGCACTACCCTGGCTTACTTGCTGCTGACGTACTTCTCGCGGCGGATCTGCGGGTTGCCCAGGCCCGCGGCCTTGAGCAGCTCGGCACAGGCATCGACCATGTCCGGGTTGCCGCACAGATAGGCGATGTCAGTGGCCGGGTCCGGGGTGAAGCCGGACAGCGCCTGCTGGACGTAGCCGTGCTGCACGTCCGGGTGCGGATCGGCCGGCAGTTCGCGCGACAGGCACGGCACATAGCGGAAGTTCGGATGCTTTTCGGCGAAGCTGTAGAAGTCTTCGCTGTACAGCAGCTCACCCGGGCTGCGCGCGCCCTGCAGCAGCACGATCTGCACACCGCGCTCGGCCATGGCCTTTTCCAGCAGCGGTAGCATGGAGCGGTACGGGGTGACGCCGGTACCGGTGGCAATCAGCAGGTAACGGGCGTTGTGGTCACCGGGATTCAGGCAGAAGCGGCCGTAGGGGCCGGACGCGCTGATCTGGCCGCCCTGCTGCAGTGCCTCGAACAGGGCCGTGGCGGCGCCGCCGGGTACGAAACTGACCGCGATATCCACCGCCTCGCCCGGGCCCAGCGCGTGGTCGTGGATGGTCGCCAGCGAGTAGCTGCGCTTGGTTTCGGTGCCGTCGGCGTAGCTGAAATGGACCTGGATGAACTGGCCGGGCTGGAAATCCAGCGGCTGCCCATCGTCACGCACGAACTGGTAGTGGCCGACGGTCGGGGCCAGCATGCGGCAGCCGACCAGCTTGAGGGGGAATTGAACAGGCACGACTTTTCGGGACAGTGTGTAGCCGGGGCAAGCCCTCGGGGTCTTCTATAATAGCCCCTCCCCGCCCCTCTCCAGCGCCAGCCCATGGGCGCGAAGGCTTCGAGCTTGGCTTCCCTGAACGATACGGCGCCCGCCCTGCGCGTGCGCGACCTGCGCAAGACCTATGACAACGGCACCCAGGCCCTGAAGGGGGTTTCCCTGGAAGTGGCCCCGGGCGACTTCTTCGCCCTGCTCGGCCCCAACGGTGCCGGCAAGTCCACCCTGATCGGCATCATCAGCTCCCTGGTCAACCTCAGCGAGGGCCAGGTGGAAGTGTTCGGCAGCGACCTGGTGCGCAACCGCAGCGCCACCATGCGCCTGATCGGGCTGGTGCCGCAGGAAATCAACTTCAACCTGTTCGAAAAGCCCTTCGACATCCTGGTGAACTACGCCGGTTTCTATGGCGTGCCGCGCGAGGAAGCCGAGCAGCGTGCCGAAGAGGAACTCAAGCGCGCCCACCTGTGGGAAAAGGCGCAGGTGATGAGCCGCACGCTGTCCGGCGGCATGAAGCGCCGGCTGATGATCGCCCGCGCGATGATGACCCGCCCGCGCCTGCTGATCCTGGACGAGCCGACCGCCGGCGTGGACATCGAGATCCGCCGCGACATGTGGCGCGTGCTGAAGGAGATCAATGCCGCCGGCACCACGATCATCCTCACCACGCACTATCTGGAAGAAGCCGAGTACCTGTGCCGCCACCTGGCGATCATCAACCACGGCCAGATCGTCGAGCAGGGGCCGATGCGCACCCTGCTGGCCAAGCTGGACGTGGAAGGCTTCCTGCTGGACATCGACGGTGACCTGCCGGCGCAGCTGCCGGTGATCGAGGGAGCGACGCTGACCGCGCCGGACCCGCACACGCTGGACATCGACATGCCGCGCGCGATGGACCTCAACCGCGTGTTCGCCACGCTCAACGAGGCCGGTATCCGCGTGCGTTCGATGCGTACCAAGAGCAACCGCCTGGAGGAGCTGTTCGTGCGCCTCACCGGCAACCTGGAGAAACCCGCATGAGCACCACCGAGCTGACCGACGGCCAGCGCAACCGCGTCGCACTGATGACCATCGTGCGCCGCGAAGTCGCCCGCATCATGCGCATCTGGGGCCAGACCCTGGTACCGCCTGCGATCACCATGACCCTGTACTTCCTGATCTTCGGCGGCCTGATCGGCTC contains:
- a CDS encoding DUF1203 domain-containing protein; the encoded protein is MHTWYLGGLDHRPFQHLFEKSERELAALGIQRRWAGESGGHPCRISLSDPPSGSELLLLSHVHLPLHSPYHASGPIFVQRGVTRCVLPAGEVPPYVQRRMISLRAYDHAALMLAAQVCAGTDVATQLDTLFADPAVAFVQLHNAAHGCFSCQADRIDREIAQQVLHDVIDATPVA
- a CDS encoding ABC transporter ATP-binding protein — its product is MGAKASSLASLNDTAPALRVRDLRKTYDNGTQALKGVSLEVAPGDFFALLGPNGAGKSTLIGIISSLVNLSEGQVEVFGSDLVRNRSATMRLIGLVPQEINFNLFEKPFDILVNYAGFYGVPREEAEQRAEEELKRAHLWEKAQVMSRTLSGGMKRRLMIARAMMTRPRLLILDEPTAGVDIEIRRDMWRVLKEINAAGTTIILTTHYLEEAEYLCRHLAIINHGQIVEQGPMRTLLAKLDVEGFLLDIDGDLPAQLPVIEGATLTAPDPHTLDIDMPRAMDLNRVFATLNEAGIRVRSMRTKSNRLEELFVRLTGNLEKPA
- a CDS encoding lytic polysaccharide monooxygenase, whose product is MSFRSTPLLLATSFAAAGLCLAGSAFAHGTMTTPISRVYACFQGNPENPTNPACAAAKAVGGSQAFYDWNGINQANANGNHQAVVPDGKLCSGNNPTFRGLDVNRSDWQTTPIQADANGKFTFVFKATAPHATRDWRFFVTRDGWQPGSPLRWADLQEFCTLGNTPLSADGTYKLQCTLPQRSGQHVIYNTWQRSDSTEAFYTCMDVRFEGSGGSTPPAAQWQDAGPVTARGELPVGTTLALRVFNANGNDVERVEAILANGQTAAAQWPLALARKVNASAQHARVGVLNNGVITPSASATDNRVYLKNGNRFQLDTKVPDPGTPSPGGDFDHVYPAGIGSYVPGQTVVKGSDGKLYACRPFPEGAWCNVNAEAYRPGAGAAWRDAWIAY
- a CDS encoding lytic polysaccharide monooxygenase, with translation MHLSHRAVLALSVVAGLALSGSALAHGTMSKPLSRVKQCHEGNPENPTNPACAAAKAIGGAQPFYDWSAIAHGNANGNHRDLVRDGELCSASIPKYRGLDLNRSDWPTTPVRADSRGRYTFEFLAPAPHATREWKFYVTRDGWQPGSPLRWADLQEFCTLGNVPLSEGGVYKLDCPLPKRSGQHIIYNTWQRSDSQEAFYTCMDVRFEGGGGVVPPPQWQDAGAVTANGALDVDSTVTLRVFNANGNDLERVETKLAAGQTSPTQWPLALARKVNASAQHARVGVMKNGVITPVASATDNRVYLKPGNRFQLETQVPGPGPIDPVDPPGGDFDFVYPAGLGSYKPGETVVKGTDGKLYACRPFPEGAWCNINADAYRPGTGFAWRDAWIAY
- a CDS encoding alpha/beta hydrolase, encoding MHRHHLALAAALASLMLAGCSQSPSPGAEGASDAPSRHFGTIDFQPCTLSTEGASANVEAQCATLQVPEDRAQPDGRRIGLRIAWLESGSSGSSQPDPVFFLAGGPGQAASEVAVIVDTALRQVRKQRDVFLIDQRGTGGSNPLSCLGADGKELAMDEDAAPTEASLRAYAERCAASLQGRADARFYTTTEAIADLDAVRAALGVNQLNLVGGSYGTRVAQRYAGAYPQHTRSIVIDGVVPNELVVGGDFATTFEDAIALQSAQCRKDAACSKRFPTDTRAQLRSVVETLRRAPVSVEYRDPGTNQTRQDVLSPDSVIGLAFAFSYVPQYSSLLPLVLDEAAHGRYAPLASLARGANRSMDFQINRGMQWSVICSEDAPRYKAPAEDPERLFGNDVASAFFAACPVWPHQPAPAANAVPLRSDVPALLLSGELDPVTPPRYAEQVLKGLPNGRALVARGQGHGTLSAGCMPRLLGQFIDKTDAKALDAGCLDTLSYVPAFTSFNGWEP
- a CDS encoding ferredoxin--NADP reductase; the protein is MPVQFPLKLVGCRMLAPTVGHYQFVRDDGQPLDFQPGQFIQVHFSYADGTETKRSYSLATIHDHALGPGEAVDIAVSFVPGGAATALFEALQQGGQISASGPYGRFCLNPGDHNARYLLIATGTGVTPYRSMLPLLEKAMAERGVQIVLLQGARSPGELLYSEDFYSFAEKHPNFRYVPCLSRELPADPHPDVQHGYVQQALSGFTPDPATDIAYLCGNPDMVDACAELLKAAGLGNPQIRREKYVSSK
- a CDS encoding GGDEF domain-containing protein, producing MSLDFPTITVLGFLLCIGIAVGFSLLLVVLRGQPVLRLWTASLWLLTLGVTLLALRPYLPLAPAILAGNAAMAGCAVLMLRGVALHLEQPLPLWRPLLMAAAFMACIFAFLVLWPNLHLRLQVFSVFALIVDGWIAWLLLRHAPAQQRTSCRLAAAVFLAEAALYAVRLFLPVAPDAGEDIMRTGSPMFVTYIAGVMLELARCFAMVLLLVERMLVDLRHAARTDGLTGLLNRSAVLADGQVQLQRSRRQGRPLALLLVDVDHFKQVNDRCGHLAGDQVLRHFADLLQHCVQGHDHLLGRYGGEEFVLVLQGRTQRAAMERAVAIRTRLQQYPALLASGPVSVTASIGLAMDEGQGDLSTLLAAADAALYRAKAAGRDRLVCATPAEISRLPIADDAVPV